ACAAGTGAAGAGGGCAACGACGAATGTAGATTTGGAAGCGAGGTGAGGGAGGTGTCGACGCAAGCTAAGGAGGAAGAGAGGCGGCCGAAGACACAACGGTGATGGTGACGACAATAACTTTGAGAAGGAGACGGGGGTGGCGGCGGtggaggaagagagagagaaggcaGAAGAGAAGAGGAGAGGCGAACAAAGGAGGGAGGCAGTGGCGACGCCGGTAATGGTGGCAGCGATAATGATAGAAGGAGAAGGCAGAGGTAGAAGGGAAGTAGGAAAGTGGAATGAATTGCATAAGAAGAGGAAGAATTATGAGGGTTAGagtaaaagataaaattgaaattctaaaaaataattagatgTGTCCTATGAATTGTTGTCAGTATTACGATTTAAAGAAAATACActaaatacatatattttatGTACATTTATGTATAATggtgtttattaaaattttgtgtttcAATAAATAAATGATATACATTTACTATTGTGTCTATATCTCTGATGCACGGACATGAACATGGACACTTCCTTGAGAGTGAGGAAATTTAAGATCATGTATAAATATGTGGATTTGGAAAGTTAGCAGCCTTTGTTTTTCCACTTCAAATTGTTTTTGGttctaaataaaatataaccAAATTTTAGACTTTAATCGTAACTGCTAAATTGCAGCGAAATTCagattagaattttttatttttggttctttGTAGTGATATTTTGTGACATTTAGCACATCTAATTATAAATAAGTGTGCTTGTGTGGCTGAATGAAATACAATTGTCACCAAGTCAAAAAACCAAAATCAAATTGccaaaatcaaattttactCTTATGATTTGCATTTACATGGTAAATCCCACATGAAAACCTATCAAAATTTTTACAGACTAAGCTTTACAATTGCAGGAGAAATTAAATTCACTGGAGAGTGGTGAATGTTAAATGCTAagttaacaaaagaaaaagaaaaaatggcctatttttttttttgtcaacatACTGAAAGTGCTTCCCTAAATCCAATTCTAAAACTAGAGCTACCTTTTACACCAGTCTTTCCTAAATCTGTATCTCCTCTCTGCATCATTGCAACAAATTCATTGTAGTCTATTCTGCCATCCTGAAAGAGCACAACATGAACACAACAAAATTGTAAGAGATGAAAGAATTCGAGTTTCAGTATTGCATAAGCATACATTAAGTTTGACATCTAACTTGAAGTATGAAAACCACATATGACCTAACACATTTCATGAGAATTCAAAATCAGGACAACAGAGGAAACATGGTTTGGGATGTTGTTTTAAGGAGTACCTATAGTCCAAATCATCACTTAAAACAATGATAAAATGTTCAATTCTAGGTTCAAGATGGATGGATATAAGAAAATATAAGATTTTGTTAAGAAGTTCCCATAACTAGAATGATATATCTATTTATTCTAATGTCCACCGGTAGTTTATTTCGATTGAAGAAAAGTTCAGTGAAGTTCACTACCATGCATTGTTATCTATTTGCTTAATGCAAGAAAATGGATGAGGATTTATCAGATGCAAAGCTTGAGTTTATGAGTAGAATGTACTGACGTTATTCTGATCAGCTTCTCGGATGATTTCATCCAAGCTGACATCCTCCATGCCAAATTCTTCACAAGCTTGTTGAAGCTCATCTTGAGTGATGTAGCCACTTCCATCTTTATCAAAGTATGAGAAAGCTGTGACCAAATGATCTTCTCTTTTGACTTTGTTTAAATGCATAGTTGCAGCTATGAATTCCCCATACTCAATTGTGCCACTGTTATCAACATCTGCCTGCAATCCAGAAACAAAATTCAGAAAAATGGTTAAATAATacaatactaaaaactaaactcaATGTTATCAATCCAAATATTCTGATAGGATAAGATGTTTGACCAACAAAGAAATTGATGAACTGTGAAGTAGTACTTACAGCTTGCATTAGATCGAAAATTTCTGATTCGCTGAGATTAGCACCAAACGTTCTCAGTCCAACCTTGAATTCTTCAAAAGTTATTTGACCACTGTTGTCCGTGTCTATCATCTGGAATATTTCTTTCAATCCTGAAATTTCTTCTTCAGAGAGATTCTCTGCAATAATCTACAGAGAATAACATGGAAAATGTTATACATGAGCACAATTTGACAGTTCCATTTGTATTAAGGTACTGACAATTGAAATGTTCAACTGTGcaaataaaattcaatatttaACAGTATTAACGGTTATTAATTTATCATTCTCACGGTCATAGGACAGAATTGTAAAAGAGGAAAAATGTAATTACTCTGAGAgccattttcttgagcttgttCATTGCAGAAAACTGCTTCAGGCGACTCAAAACCGTAGAATCTAAAGGCTTGTCTGGAGCAACTCCATTTTCTTGAATCCAAGGGTGACCTGCACAAAATCGGAACATTCTTTATCATTCATAAGATGGTAGGAAAACCTCAATCAGTTAGTTCTCTTCTCACAAGTCAAGAGTGTGACAATACAAGTATCTCTTCCAAAATCTTTGCATATATGAAAATCACATGTTAAATGTGGTACCTATGCGGGTCAAATGTTTTAGTGCCTAATTAGTAATAGCAGTTCCTGTTTCACTTGTAGTTGTCTCTCAATGGGATAAGAGGAAACTTACAAAGAACTTCATGAGCTGTAATCCGTTTTCTTGGATCTCTAACAAGCATGCTCCTCACCAAGTCTTTTGCACTTTCAGAGATACTCGACCAAGGATCAGAAGAGAAATCAAGATCACCATTCAAAACCTCGTGAAATATCTCTTGCTCTGATTCTGTTATGAAGGAATGAAGTGAAACCAAGTAAATACAAAATGAAGTAAATTGATAGGATCGTCAAGGACAAAGTATCTTAAGAACTCTTACCGCCCCAAAATGGAGGGAATCCACATAAGAGAATGTATAGCATCACACCAGCACTCCAAACATCTGCTTCTGGGCCATAATGCTTACACAGAACTTCGGGTGCAATATAGTAAGGACTTCCTACCACATCGGTGAATTTGTCTCCTGTTAACAAAGTGTGTTAGTGATAATTGCAAATAACAAAAACGAGTAAAACAATGCAGAAGATTTTAGCAATGGCAAACACAGAACACAAACTAATTATATTTAGCATGCAATGCATCTAGATTCTAGATTAAGAAGAATTTCATTCTTCAGGAATGCTATGCCTGTTTCATGAATCACATATTATTACAACAAATATGATTCACATCATTAGTTAATAAGACACAAAATTATGAGCAATGCTACCAACAAAACTTATCATTTTTTTGTCAACACTTGGCAAACTCTAAACactaaaaactaaatctaaactctaaattctaatagtataaaaataaggTGTCGTTGGCCAAAGTGTTGGCTAATAATATTGATAAAAAGTGTTGGCCCTCTAATATTTCTCTAAAATGATTCCTGCACAAGGGAGTAAACTATAGCTATGTAATTCCTTGCAGCAAACACGAGCTAAATCATCAATAGTATGTGCAAACAGGCATTAGCCTAGTCCAGAAAGACCTATTAATCTGTTATTCAGTCAGTGTGGCTTAACAATTTCACTTACAAAGGAAATTGTATTAGAACGGGAAAGCAAAATAACTAGAGATAATAAAAGCTATAAGGTTGTGTTTGGAATAGTTACCAAACACAGGCTAATAGAAGTAGAACAATGGGGAAGAGAAAGGACACATTTGGAAATACCTGGTTTGAAAAAAGCAGACATTCCAAAATCTATTGCCTTGAGGGTGGAATCTTCATGGACATCAAGAAAAAGGAAATTCTCTGGCTTAAGGTCACGATGCATAACTCCAAGGGAGTGGCAAGCCTCCACAACACTGACAATAGTCCTGACAAGCTTTGCCGCCTTCTTTTCCGTGTAATGGCCCCTTTCCACAATCCTATCAAAGAGCTCACCCCCTGCACACAACTCCATGACAACATGAACCGCAATGGCATCCTCGTAAGCCCCTTTGATGGAGACCACATTGGGGCTTCCCGCCAAGTGATGCATTATCTGAATCTCCCTCCTCACATCATCCACATCATCATCTGTAAGCAACTTCACTTTTGCAATGGACTTGCATGCATACTTGATTCCAGTAGCCTTCTCTACACAAAGAAAAGTTGTTCCATATTGTCCATGCCCAAGCTCAGCTCCCAAATGAAAGTACTCTTTAATGTGGCCGGTTTGTCTGGGCAGAACCGAGTCTGCTCGAAGCCCTGCACTTGCAGACCTCTTAGTACTTTGAAGTTTTGCTTTTGGTGTCTCTTCTGGTCTAACTACTACTTGCCTAGATTGCTGCTTATCCTCCTCTTGTTTGTAATAGTGTTGATGATGAGCATCAATCTTGATGGGCTGTGGAGCATTTTGTTGAACAGGTTGTGTGCATGAAGGAGGTTCTATTATTGCGGTTGTTGGATTAGACCACCAGAATGGAGTGGAAGCAACATAGGAGAAGGAGAATAGTCCTTCCTTGGAGTCTCTGGATCCAACACAATTGTTTCCCATTTCTGATAAGCTAATTCTCTTTCAAGTATTGTGCAGTACAATGCTGAGAACAAGGAAAGAAGCAAGGTTTTTGAagtggagagagagagaggaaggtTTCATTGGGCGACAGAGTCCAATGGAGCAAAATTGTGTGTGGAAGAGTCtccatgaatattttttattattattattattagtaatatGTGTGTGAATATGGAAAAGGTCGTGTTTAACTGTTTATGAAATGAAATTggcaagaaagaagagaagaagagaagaagagggagagaGTGCGAGTTACCGGTATTTTCTGTTAAGGAATGCTTCAAAACGCGTGTACTTGATCCAACGGCATTCAAGAAGTTCAGGGAGCTGACGTGGACGCTGGAGATTTCATTAAAATAGTCGCACTGGTCATGCGTAATTTGTGACTTTTGTGAAGGAGGCTTGCTGTATCCTGCCAAGCCGCCGTCCCTCGCCTGTTACTCTTTATTTTCATTACtcttattttatagaaattatttttaatatgtagaAATAGTATATTGGATGAATATTGACATTTAAAGTTTATTATAATATCGTAGAAATTATTCAACACATCCCACGTGTTACAATACGGTTTTTACGTATTGATTAGAATATTATCACATGTTCAATATGTATTTATGTGTTAACTTTTCATCTATAAAATCTACAATCCTATAATTATAccaaataattttatttctaacaaaaatatcaatatttttttttatatataaaaatattagcCCTTATTTTATGCTATTTACTTATTCAAAAATAATGTGTATATCAAAATTCAGTTACTAAAGTAATTATTATGCATATACCTACATGTGTTATTTTATATAACTAATTTGAGAGTTTTAacttgattattttttattgtattgtCATTTGTTATCATAATTCAGATGAACAATTCTACATGATTagcaataatttatatttatatttacaaaaatattatatataaaaatatatataatttatatttattaaaatttataaacataaattaatataatttgtatttatattttaaaaaatttatttattaaaaataatttaatgtttGTATTGGTTAAATTAAAacacaaatattaaaaattacagGACGAGAATTTCTCATTTAGGAGTAGGAAGACTTTTATAGTTCTAATTTACTAATACATTGTGTTCGGTTGTCGGGTTCCGGACAGATCGGGTAAACAGGTGTGGGAGTGAGGACACCTTAGCTTTGGTCGCTCTGTTTGCGGGTTGCCGAGTAGCCGAGCTCTTGTCTTGGAGAGATGGtgaggggggtgccacctgcaaagacactccgacgctcaagtcagctAGTGTGCAAGTGGGAAAAGTTGTGTGGATatgtgacgtacctcggggggagagccaatcttccccttatatacatgtcagtagtgggccccttgTGAAGACAGGCCCATATTCCCAAGGACATTGTGCTGTTGCCGCGTGTGGGTCGTACAGGACACGTGTCCGGGTTGTTTGGAGGGCGAGGAGTCGGGTCGGGTGGAGCTCGGGCCAGGGTCGACCCGTCGGGTCTTTGGGCCGGGCCGTAACAGGGCCCCCCACGCGCCAATGGTAGCCGTGGAAGCTACCAATGGCGTGTCGTCTTGTCTCTTACCTGGGGCTGTCTGGTCGGCCGCTCGTGATAAGGACGTGCCTTCTGCGTGCGTGTCCTTTGGTTGCGCCAACAACCGTTTCGTCGCATCGTTCCCCGTGCCGAGCATtaaatgctcataatggggtgaAAAACCCTTGTTGAAAAGACCATTTTGCCCCCAGTCGTTTCGCGCTTCCTGGGACAGTTTTTAAACGGGGCAGTTTGAgcacttttctctttcttttgtgccttcctcTTCTCCGCTCTCTTGTTGTCCCCAAATCTCAACACTTCTTTGCGGTGCTACTGCGTGATTTTCCCTTCGCATCTTTCTTTAACAACTACTCCGTCGTTCTTCCATTAATTCAGGTAACTTTCGAATCCCACTCTCTTTTGTGCATTATTTTTGCATGTTTGCTGTTTGGCTTTTTGATGTTACTGCGTAGCCTTTTAGTTGCGAGTAGATGTGTTAGGGGGGAAAGTACCATTCCATGGTAggttttttcttgttcttttcgcCATTTTTAGTCTTGATTGGCCTTAGTCGGGGAGTCGTGGGGGGTAGTGTCTGTATTCGGCCTGAGCAACCGATCTCTTAGACTGACTGGATGGTCcccccatgtaggtatggctcgcacggTTTCCCGGGCATCCGTTAACCCGCGGCGTACGATCCCTATGCTTGGGTCGTTTCCGATGTGAAGGATTCGCCCAACCAAATg
This sequence is a window from Arachis stenosperma cultivar V10309 chromosome 10, arast.V10309.gnm1.PFL2, whole genome shotgun sequence. Protein-coding genes within it:
- the LOC130957906 gene encoding calcium-dependent protein kinase 26-like, whose protein sequence is MGNNCVGSRDSKEGLFSFSYVASTPFWWSNPTTAIIEPPSCTQPVQQNAPQPIKIDAHHQHYYKQEEDKQQSRQVVVRPEETPKAKLQSTKRSASAGLRADSVLPRQTGHIKEYFHLGAELGHGQYGTTFLCVEKATGIKYACKSIAKVKLLTDDDVDDVRREIQIMHHLAGSPNVVSIKGAYEDAIAVHVVMELCAGGELFDRIVERGHYTEKKAAKLVRTIVSVVEACHSLGVMHRDLKPENFLFLDVHEDSTLKAIDFGMSAFFKPGDKFTDVVGSPYYIAPEVLCKHYGPEADVWSAGVMLYILLCGFPPFWGESEQEIFHEVLNGDLDFSSDPWSSISESAKDLVRSMLVRDPRKRITAHEVLCHPWIQENGVAPDKPLDSTVLSRLKQFSAMNKLKKMALRIIAENLSEEEISGLKEIFQMIDTDNSGQITFEEFKVGLRTFGANLSESEIFDLMQAADVDNSGTIEYGEFIAATMHLNKVKREDHLVTAFSYFDKDGSGYITQDELQQACEEFGMEDVSLDEIIREADQNNDGRIDYNEFVAMMQRGDTDLGKTGVKGSSSFRIGFREALSVC